In Mastomys coucha isolate ucsf_1 unplaced genomic scaffold, UCSF_Mcou_1 pScaffold20, whole genome shotgun sequence, one DNA window encodes the following:
- the Tigd2 gene encoding tigger transposable element-derived protein 2, with the protein MLGKRKRVVLTIKDKLDIIKKLEEGNSFKKLSVLYGIGESTVRDIKKNKERIINYANSSDPTSGVSKRKSMKSSTYEELDRVMIEWFNQQKTDGIPVSGTICAKQARFFFDALGMEGDFNASSGWLTRFKQRHGIPKAAGKGTKLKGDETAASEFCGNFQAFVERENLLPEQIYGADQTGLFWKCLPTRTLAFDSDQSTCEYRTSRERIIIMCCANATGLHKLNLCVVGKAKRPRAFKGTDLSNLPVTYFSQKSAWMEPSVLKQWFEKCFVPQVQKHLKSKGLREKAVLLLDFPAAHPDEELLSSDDGRIIVKYLPPNVTSLIQPMSQGVLTTVKRYYRAGLIQKYMDEGNDPKMFWKNLTVLDAIYEASRAWNQIRSNTITRAWKKLFPGNEENPSVSIDEGAILAANLATVLQNTEDCEHVNIENIGQWFDSRNSGSNCQVLADIVGAADRAKATEQKKPSRKTRKAELNPEKHISHKAALEWTENLLDYLEQQDDMLLSDKLVLRRLRTIIRRKQRIQNKSHL; encoded by the coding sequence ATGTTGGGGAAACGTAAACGTGTAGTATTGACAATTAAAGACAAACTTGACATTATTAAGAAGCTTGAAGAAGGCAACTCCTTCAAAAAACTTTCTGTCCTGTATGGAATTGGTGAATCCACAGTTcgtgacattaaaaaaaacaaagaaagaattataaaCTATGCCAACAGTTCAGATCCTACTAGTGGGGTATCCAAACGTAAATCCATGAAGTCATCAACATATGAGGAGCTTGACAGAGTTATGATAGAATGGTTTAATCAACAGAAAACAGATGGGATTCCAGTGTCTGGAACTATTTGTGCAAAACAGGCCAGGTTCTTCTTCGATGCATTGGGCATGGAAGGTGATTTTAATGCCTCTTCTGGTTGGCTTACTAGGTTTAAGCAGCGCCATGGTATTCCAAAGGCTGCTGGTAAAGGCACAAAATTAAAAGGGGATGAAACTGCTGCCAGCGAATTTTGTGGTAACTTTCAGGCATTTGTGGAAAGAGAAAATCTCCTACCAGAACAAATTTATGGTGCTGACCAAACTGGATTGTTCTGGAAATGTCTACCAACACGGACATTAGCTTTTGACAGTGACCAGAGTACTTGCGAGTATAGGACAAGCAGAGAAAGAATCATTATTATGTGTTGTGCAAATGCCACAGGTTTACACAAGCTTAATCTTTGTGTTGTGGGGAAAGCAAAAAGACCCCGTGCATTCAAAGGAACTGACCTTTCAAACCTTCCTGTCACGTACTTCAGTCAAAAAAGTGCTTGGATGGAGCCATCTGTTCTCAAACAGTGGTTTGAGAAGTGCTTTGTGCCACAGGTGCAGAAACATCTGAAATCCAAAGGGCTTCGAGAAAAAGCAGTACTGCTTCTGGATTTTCCCGCAGCACATCCAGATGAAGAACTGCTGAGCTCAGATGATGGCAGAATAATTGTGAAGTATTTGCCACCAAATGTCACAAGTCTAATTCAACCTATGAGCCAAGGAGTTCTAACCACAGTGAAAAGATATTACCGAGCAGGACTTATCCAGAAATACATGGATGAGGGAAATGACCCAAAAATGTTTTGGAAGAATTTGACAGTGTTGGATGCAATTTATGAGGCATCCAGAGCCTGGAACCAGATAAGATCAAATACCATAACCAGAGCGTGGAAAAAACTTTTCCCAGGCAATGAGGAAAATCCAAGTGTGAGCATTGACGAAGGAGCTATTTTAGCAGCTAATTTAGCAACGGTTTTACAGAATACGGAAGACTGTGAACATGTTAACATCGAAAATATTGGGCAGTGGTTTGACTCTCGGAATAGTGGCTCAAACTGTCAGGTGTTAGCTGACATTGTAGGTGCTGCAGACAGGGCGAAGGCCACTGAGCAAAAAAAGCCTTCTAGGAAGACTAGGAAAGCAGAACTGAATCCAGAGAAGCACATTAGCCATAAAGCTGCACTTGAATGGACTGAAAATTTACTGGATTATCTAGAACAACAAGATGACATGCTACTCTCTGATAAGCTGGTATTGAGGAGGCTTCGGACCAttataagaagaaaacagagaatacaaaataaaagtcatCTATAG